The sequence TTGAACCACTCAAATAAGAACAGACCCAATGGAGAATAGAAACTGCAAGTAACTGACTGATATcgatatatatatgagaatccAAGGAACAGGAGGACGATTACACCAATTAGAAAACCCAAAGATAATGCCTTTTAGAGTGAGGCGGCACTCCAACAATCcaaagcaacaacaacaactttGACAAACTGCCCTAAAAAACAAACagacaatatatataaaatataacttgatctCAGCCCTTGAACTCTTCACATCATCTACGGTTGTGGATCCAGAGGTGATAAACTAAACGAACAAAAGGAACGACGTCGCTTAGGCATCTGACCTAAATGACTCATGACAATACCTACCCCATCAAAAGACCTTGCCCACAAGGTCGGGGAATTGCTCCACCAAACGAGAGTAAGGAACCCAAGTAGCTTCAGAAGCATCCTGCCCCTGCCACTTGATCAAAAGTTCAGCTGCTGGAGACAGTCCCTGTTTAACCAAACGCCGGTCCAGCACCACTTCGGGCGTAGGTAACAGTTGGCCATCAGCATTCGTTGGAGGCAAAGTCTGAGACAACACTGACTGGTTGCCCATGTGTTTCTTCAATTGTGAGACATGGAAAACCGGGTGGATTTGGGATGCAGGAGGGAGGTCCAACCTATAAGCAACTGTCCCGATTTTTTGGACGATGACAAAAGGACCATAATAACGTGGGGCAAGCTTGACGTTCTGACATTGTACTACAGATAATTACCGGTAAGGTTGTAGCTTCAAATAGACCATATCTCCCACTTCAAAAACAATAGGAGTTCGTTTTGCGTCCGCAAATCGCTTCATGGTGTTTTGGCTCTTGATAAGGTTGTGCCTCAGGATCCCCATAATGTCTTCCCTAGAGCGCAGATAACTGTCTACTGCTGCAATAGCTGTGGTCCCTGGAATGTAGTCACAGAGGTGAGAGGGAGGTCTCCCATAAACAGCTTCAAAAGGGGTGAGCTTGGTGCTTGCATGAGTGGTGGTGTTGCAACAATATTCAGCCAAAGGGAGCCATTGGAGCGACTTTTTGGGTTGGGTACCCATAAAGCACTGTAAGTACTGTTCGAGGGCCTTGTTTACAACCTTGGTTTGGCCATCGCTTTGAGGATGGTAGCTAGTAGAGAAATTCAGCTTGGTGCcctgcaaataaaaaaatttggtcCAGAAAGCACTTGTAAAAATAGTATCACAGTCGGTTTTGACAATAAAAGTGTGACCCAGGAGGTAAGGCCTCCATTTCTTAATCGTTGAAACCAGCGCAAACAACTCTTTCTCATAAGTCGACCAGCTCAAAGCCTTGTTTAAAAGCGTGGTAGTAAAATAAGAAATAGGCCTCCCTTTTTGAAGTAACACTGCCCCGATGCCACTCCTCGACGCGTCACACTCAATCATAAAAGGAAGAGTAAAATCCGGTAATGCTAGCACAGGTGGTGCGGTTACAGCATCTCGCAATGTATAAAAAATAGTGGTGGCCAATTCATTCCACTGGAAAGTATTCATTGCAAGGAGTCGATATAATGGTGCTGCCACTGACCCATAACCCTTGATGAATTTACGATAATACCAATGAGACCTAAGAATCCGCTGAGAGACTTAATCGACTTAGGAAGTGGCCAATCTCTCATTGCTTGTGCTTTAGTTGGATCGGTTCTTACCCCCTGGCTGTCAATGATGTGCCCAAGATACCCCACTTCCCGGACCCCGAATTCACACTTAGAAGCCTTGACAAAGAGTTGGTGCTGCTGTAATAGTTCCAAGACAGTGGCTAGATAGCCCAAATTATCTTCCCGGGATTTGCTGTAAATGAGGATATCATCGAAGAACACAAGAAACAAAGTGCAGAAGATAAGGCTTAAACACAGCGTTCATGAGGCTCTGAAAAGTGAAAGGTGCATTGGTCAGCCTAAATGGCATGACAAGGAATTCGTAATGGCCTTCATGGGTTCAAAACGCAGTCTTAGGAATGTCTTCATCCACCACCCGAATTTGGTGATAACCCGAGCgtaaatccaatttaaaaaaGATAACTACTCCATTCAATTCATCCAGGAGCTCCTCAATAAGTGGCATGGGGAACCGGTCTTTGATAGTTGCCTTATTGAAGGCCCTATAGTCGACGCACATGCTCCATGTACCATCCATCTTACGCACCAATAAAACCGGTTAAGAGAAAAGACTCACGTTGTTACGAATCACTCCTGTCTTAAGTAATTCgtggatgagtttttcaatcTCTGCTTTTTGGAAATGAGGATACTTGTATGGCCTGACATTAATTGGAGAAGTGCCTACCTGTAGTAAGATGCGGTGGCCATGTGTCCGGACAGGGGGAAGGCCAGTGGATTCTACAAAAATATCAGTGTACGAAGACAACAACTGTGTAATCCCCTCGTCTGGATTGTTAACTGTAGGAACTGGCGCCATATCAACTAACTGCAGTAAGACACCATGCCTCTCAAGATTCTGGCTCGATGCTTGTAGAAGAAATGAGAGTCCCAGATGATGGTTGGATTCCTACCAGCGTGAATTTTCCCCTTGATAGTTAAACTCCATAGTAAGGTGGTGGAAATGCCACTGCACTGTCTCGAAAGCCCAAAGCTAATGAATACCCAGAACCATGTCACAACCCCCAACAGCAAGAGTAGAAAATCCGTGCTAAATTCAAGTTTCTGTATGCTAAAGCCCACACCACAAAGTTTCCCTTGACTGTGAACAACATCTCCATTTGCTATTTTTATGGGCCGAGCATCACTTTGGTGACTTACTAACTGAGTCTTCTGCGAAACCGCGGGGTCGAGAAAATTATGGGTCGATCTTATATCAATCAAGGCCACAAACTGGTGCTTCCCAATCCGACCAATCACCCGTATAGTGCGTGGAGCTGGGGAACCTGATAACGCATGTAAAGATATTTCAGCATTTTGGGAGGAAGTCCCCTCAACAGCACCAGTGTACGGTTCTAGGCATATCAGTGGCATTGGACTGTGTTACATTCTACTCCCCTTCCTTCACATAAAAAATGTCTTCCTGAGTCTCGATGTAAAAGAGTTTGGGATTGGGACATTGATGGGTAGGAGACCACTTCGCGTCACAGCTGTTGCACAAACCCTTCCTCCTCTTCTCGTGCATTTGCTGATCAGTTATGCATTGGATCGAGGTTCCCTTGGACAAATAACTCTGTTGGGGTAAGGCATTAGGGAGATGAGAGGACGCCACTGAGGAAACTATCGAAGCAATAGTATTCTACATTCCATAACCTGGATAAGGGAGGGACAGGATGGCCGAAGGTGCCGGGAGGGCGGGCTTGGAGAATGGTTGGGCTGGGGCGGCACTGGGATCGAGAATGTGGTGGTGAGGTAGGGCTCCCAACTGAGGATGTCAAAACTATCATCTAGTGGCCTGTAGTGTTTCCTCTTGCATCCGAGCCAATGCCTAAGCTGCTAGAATCGATTGTAGCATTAGCATTCTGATCGGCATGCGAATCTCTTCCCTCAGCCCACCCAAAAAACAACTCAACTTATGAGCGACTGTTAACCCCTGAATCTTAACCACCAGttcttcaaacttcaaacaataCTCATCCACCGTGCCAATTTGCCAGAGGTGCATCAATTCCTCCATGGGATCTTCAAACACCCCTGGCCCAAAACGCATTTGCAAGGccatcacaaaatcaatccaaaCTGCAACATGTCTTTCCATATAGTAGGAAGCGATGAGAACCTTATGTCCCAATGGAGTCTGATAGTAAAGGAAGTATTGGTTGACCCTTTGCAGCCATTCTGTAGTATCCGTAccaaaaaattttggaaaatctAATCGTGGATTACGGTTCTGCCAAACGGCATTGGCAGCATTATCGTCCCTTCTGCGCTCAGGGGCTGGAGGTGCTAAGGCAAGAGCTGGTGGCGGAGGCTGAGGTGCTGGAGGAGGGTCATTAGCTAGATGCTCATTAAAGGCTTGAATCGCCACACTTTGGGCATCAAGACGGGCATCAAAATGGGTCGTAAGAGCCGTGATAGCCGACAGAATGTTGGACTGAAAATCATCGTCTGCCATAGTGCGTGTACCATGAGCAAGAAAgagcctctgataccaatttgtTACACAACCGACTGTAATTGAACCACTCAAAAAGGAACAGACCCAACTGAGAATAGAAATTGCAAGTAACTAACTGATATcgatatatatatgagaatccAAGGAGCAAGAGGACAATTACACCAATCAGAGAACCCAAAGATAATGCCTTTTAGAGTGAGGCGGCACTCCAACAATCCAAAGCAGCAATAACAACTTTGACCAACTATCCTAAAAAACAAagagacaatatatatataaaatataacttgatctCAGCGCTTGAACTCTTCACATCATCTACGGCTGTGGATCCAGAGGTGATAAACTAAACGCTTAGGCATCTGGCCTAAATGACTCGTGACATATAGGGAATCAAAGGTTTTCCTCTTTCATTGTTCTCTAATGCGATCACAAAACAGCATCGTGTACCCGACCTACTCTCATCTGCTTTCGTACATGCACTTCTGCGGTGCATGTATCTCCACTGTTGCTTCGCATTAACACTTATGACAAGCCACCTGAAACTATCAAGTTGTCGGCGTTACTTCCTTGACTCGCCTTCCTTAGCCTGGGTTAGCTTTCATACACTTCTTCTCTTTGAATCCGGGTAATTTTGTGCAATCCTCCCTTCGTTCTTTATCGTTGTATGATTctcttctgttcttcttcaatTTCGTTGCACGGACGTTTGTCTTGGGTTGTCTGagctcctctttctcttcttcgTAGGTTTTGATGTTGCTTTTGAAGTATCTCTACGGGTGATTGGCGTGACTTCCACTTTTCTTCAAGCTCTCTCTTCTTTGTTCTATGTTCTCTGACCATCATTGTCTCTTTCTACGCACCATTAAAATCTCAAATTCGCGCAGCTGATTATGGTCTGTAGCGTTGCTTCTAATGTTCGGGCGTTACGATAAGAACCCCTTGGACGAAGCAGAAGAAGTTAACCCTTTCTCtgtgatttttttcttctcgtAACCTCTCTCGAAGTTTAATTTCACTTCTATGAGATTTTGGTGTGGTTGTGGCTTGGCCTTTTTGTGATTTCATTTTGTTTGCGCGACAAAAATGATTCCATTAATTTTATTGGAGATGATCGTCTATGGCAAACTTTGCCAAACTTCACTTTGGCTATGGCCTTTCATTGTGTTGCCTTTTTGTTACTGCTGTTAAAAATTATTTGGGCTTTATGTATGACAGTGTTCTTTTGTTTGTGCATGTGTGTGATCTATTTCTAATGTTGTGATCTATCTCAGCTTCAATTTTTCCAGTTGTTAGTGtgcttttcttcttcaaagGCAGATGACGTCAGTTCCAATCCCCAGGAAAAAGATAGCCTTTAATCATTTTTCTTTGGGGTATGTATTTACCTAATTTGAATATTGTATTTTGATTCAGAAGTTCTTATATAAATTGATATTGATGAACATGGTTTGTTGTTTGGTTAACCATGTCTTCTCCCTCATGCGTTTTTGTTCTGCCTCCTACTAATTTGTCAGTTAACTAGGTTGGTTTGGGCTGGTCTTGCCTTCTTCATGTGCTTTTTtttaattgaccaaacaaaTAGACATTGATAGGTGCTACTGCCTTCCATAATAGGGTTATATAACGAGTTTAATCAAGTAATTGATTGCTTGATTGCatgattatttttattatttaaagagAGATCTGAGTTTCTTTAACATTGGCAATTTCCTTTGTAGGTGCTGGTGGAGAAATCGTATATGGAGGGAAGCTTCTAGGTAATGAATTGTTTGTTTTATTAGTTTAGTGATTACTCTTTTATGGAATTTTCATAACCATACAGTTTATAAGTGTGTAATTATTCACAAAGTTGGCGAAGCAAATGGTCCTGCAATGTATAGAATCAAAGATAATCTGGACATCCTTTGAAAAATTCTAGCCTGACAACGTTATCTTGCAATTAAACAGCTATAGGTAAAAGTCAAAGTTTGGTTCTGATCTTCTGCATTTTGTGCTTGATAATAGAGATAAAAATAGTGTGTGTGTTCCAAAGGAGtatacaagagtatatatacaataactcatgagaagaccaaactacccttcaagactaaaaaatactaaaatatacacatctctaacaccccccctcaaactcaaggtgggtCAAACACCGAGAGTTTGCCAATGAGAAGCTGATGACGAGAAACAGTGTGAGACTTCGTGAAGAAATCCGCCAACTGTGCAACAGAATAAGTGAAAGGTAGGGAGAGAACATCCGACAGAAACTGCTCACGGacaaagtgacaatcaatctcaatgtgtttcgtCCTCTCGTGAAAAACAGGATTGCAGGCAATATGAATAGCACTCCTGTTGTCACAATGCATCGGCGTTGGTCCAGAAATATGGACACCCAAGTGACTAAGGAGACGACGAagatgaacaatctccttagctgTAGTGGCCATAGCACGATATTCTGCCTCAGTGCTCGAAAGAGATACTACATTTTGTTTCTTGCTGCGCCAAGATATAAGAGAGTCACCAAGGAACACACAATAGCCTGTAATAGAGTGACGAGAAGTaggatcacctgcccaatcagcatctgagtAGGCCTGAAGAGTGAGGGACGAAGATGATGATAAGAACAGGGATCGAGTCATAGTCCCACTGAGATACCTGAGAATCCGGAGAAGAGCACCATAGTGAACTGAGCTGGGagcagacataaactgactcacaatactcacaGCATGAGCAATATCCGGACGAGTGATGCATAGGTACACAAGCTGACCAACAATTTGCCTGTAGCGAGTCGGATCAGGAAGAGGCTGACCATCAGTCGGACGGAGCTTCACATTAAGCTCAAGAGGAGTGTCAGCACTGTGAGTATCTAAGAGAGCAGCCCGACTAAGAATGTCGGAGAGATACTTCTGCTGGGATAGCAGAATGCCATGATCAGAACGAGTAatctcaatgccaagaaaataccGGAGAGATCCAAGATCTTTCATTCGGAACTGAGACTGAAGATGTTGCTGAAGATACTGAATGGCAGCGGTATCATcacctgtaatgatcatatcatccacGTACAACAACAGAATCGCCCGTCCCTGAGGGGATGACCTAACAAAGAGAGAGTGATCCTGAGAGCTCTCAATAAATCCAGCCTGAGTCACCACCTGACGAAACCGCTCAAACCAAGCccgaggggcttgtttgagaccatagataGCCCGGCGAAGGCGACAAACATGCTGAGGAGGAGTCCGAAGTCCGGGAGGGGGCTGCATGTAGACAATCTCTGAaagatcaccattgagaaaggcattcttcacatccatctgaagaagaggcCACTGACTAACAGCAGCAACTGCCAATAAAGTGCGAACTGTAGTCATCTGAGCAACGGGAGCAAAtgtctcatcataatcaataccatGCACCTGGGAAAAACCTCTAGCAACAAGACGAGCCTTATAGCGCTCAATAGACCCATCAGGGCGACGTTTAACCCGAtaaatccatttgcagccaataggcctaacaccagcaggaagaggaaccacatcccaagtccgagtctctctaaaagcctcaaactcctcTGCCATAGCCTGCTGCCACTGAACTAACTGAGAGGCCTCACTGTATGAGGTAGGCTCAGACTCCGAATGAAGAGCAGTAAGAAAAGCAGTAAACTGTGGAGCATAAGTAGAAACAGAACTATAACCATACCTCTCCACAGGGCGTCGCTCGCGTTGAGGATAGCGAGGAGCAGGGGGATCCATACTAGCAGGGGATGTACAGGTGGCCGAGGAGGATGAGGTAGGATCAGGACTAGCAGATGGGACATAGTCAAGATCACGGGTGTAGTGAAGAGGATAAGGAGTAATACCAGATGAAAGAGGAGGAGATGAAGGATCAGGTGCAGTGGGAACGGGATCAGGtgcagaagaggaggaggaagatggaGGATCAGGCTCAGTGGGAGCAGAATCTGAGGGAGTGGAGGAAATGGGAATATCTAGAATGGATGTAGAGGAAACAGGAGTAGGGGGAAGAGAAATGTCAGGAGTGGGTGAGGGCGGAAGCGtaagaaaggtaagatcctTAGATGTCGAGGAGAAATAAGGAACATCCTCAAGAAATGAGACATGACGAGAGATACGGACGCGCCGAGTCAAGGGATTGTAGCAACGATAACCCTTGTGTTCAGCACTGATACCGAGGAGAACACATTTGGCAGAAACAGGGGACAATTTGGAACGCTCAGGAGGAGGTAATACGACAAAACAAGTGCAGCCGAATGTGCGAAGACGAGAGTAGTCAGGTGGGGAGCTGAATAGCCGCTCATGAGGAGAGATACGACCAGGCAGAATTGAAGAGGGAGTAATGTTGATTAGATTTACTGAAGTGAGAACAGCCTCAGCCCAGTAAGAACGAGGCACAGAAGCCGAAAGGAGAAGCGCCCGAGTAGTCTCTAGAATGTGTCGATGCTTcctctcagcaacaccattctgctcatgtgtgtgtggacatgagtgctgaaaaatggtaccgtgagaggagagcaacgtgcgcatactagaagacaagtactcaAGAGCACAATCAGAACGGAGTGTCTTGATGCGACAACCGAACTGAGTGAAAATCATAGTGGTAAAACGGTCATACACATCGAGAATCTCAGAGCGATGCTGTAAGAGATAGACCCAAGTATAgcgagtaaagtcatcaataaaggaaacataataacgataaccacaaatagaagggagaggtgcagggccccaaatgtctgaatgtaatagatcaaaaaCACTAGAAGTTTGGGATACACTGGGGGAAAAGGGGAGTGCTGTAGCTTTAACAAGCTTACAACCAAGACAAGgactcaaagcagaaaaagaaCTACGACCGAGAGCTCCAGACAGGGAAAGACTCTTCAGTCGCGACTCAGAAATATGACCTAATCGTCTATGCCAGATATCAAGAGTAGGAGAGGCAAGACCACAAAAACTGGGATGCGAGGAGGGAAGGTGGAGAGACTGGAGATGATAGAGACCACCCACTCTACGACCACTGCCAATCACCCGGCTGGTAGACGGATCCTGCACACGACAAGAAGAGGGtgtgaataaaacatcatagccaaaatcacatataccaccAACTGAAATAAGATTCATGCTCAACtgaggagcatgaagaacagagggtagagaaagatggcctgagggctctgaggtggtagtaatagagccagcctgagagactctcaatggagaaccatcagcagtgtaaatagagggaataggaggtgcgggactacaatcagtcaacagggaggcatcagaggtcatatgatgagaggcccccgagtcaaaaatccaagtactAGACATACCAGTGGCTGAGAAAGCAGAGGATGCAGGAGTGCTACCAGTGCTGGTGGAAGCAGTCATCTGCTCAAGACGCTGCTGATACTGCTAGAACTGTTGGAACTGCTGAAACTGCTGAATATCAATAGGAGACATAGCAGAAGCAGGAGAAGGAAGTGCAGGAGTAACAACCGCAGCAATAGGAGTGGAGGCACGGCGACCACGACCTCGAGGTCCAACACGACGCTCGGGGTGAAGCTTCCAACAGTCATCCAAAGTATGACCTGGCCGCAGGCAATGAGTGCAAGTAGGACGACCAGATGAAGGTGAAGGAGCTGTGGAAATACCAGAGGGTGCCGAAGCAAGAACACCAGAGAAACTAGAGGGTGCGGGAGGTGGCCTAACACCACCTAGCAGGCGCAGACGAGTCTCCTCTGCAACTAACTCAGCAACTGCAGTCTCAAGACTGGGAGAGGGGTCACGATGTATAAGCTGACCAACCAGAGAACCAAACTCAGGGCGGAGAGCCATCAAAAACTCATACATATGACGCATATCCCAAAAGGCCACATGAGTAGCAATATGACTGCCAGCAGGGAGAAAGGCCTCCAACTCACGCCAAAAACCACGCATGTGCTGATAGAACTGCTGGATAGACCTATCATCCTGACGAGCAGCAGCAGCCTGAGTAAGAAGAGAATACTGACGAGCCCCACTACGCTCAACAAAACGAGCAGTAAGAGACTTCTAAACCACATGGGCAGATTGAGTAACCAGATCAGGTCGAAGAGCCGGGTCGAGAGACTCAATGAGATAACTGGAGACTCGATTAGTCCGAAGACTCCAAACAGCTAAAACATCATCATAACAGTCAACGGGTGGACCATCCGTGAGATAAGATAAGAGCCCACGGCCAAACAGAgcattacgaaccgtggcactccaAGTAGGCCAATCACTAGCAGCGGTGAGCCGAAAATCAGTCGAAGTGGGAAGAAAATCCCGAGGAAGTTCAGAGGTGGTCAAACCAACAGTCGTCGAGGATGAGAGTGGCGTAGCAACAGCAGAAGTCGACAGAGACCGAGTGGCGGAGGAACCAATCCCCGGCAAGGGAGGAAAATCACTACCAAGAGTTGTCATCAACACAAATGACAATTTCAGAAATCTGTAGGGACTAAACTAGAAGTTCAGAAAtttggagggaccaaactgaaATTTCAGAAatctggagggaccaaactgcaatttcaaaaaaattggagggaccaaactgcaatttctgAAATCTGGAGGAACCgaactgcaatttcaaaaaaattggaGGGACCAAACTACAATTTCTGAAATCTGGAGGGCTAAAatgcaattttaaaaattttggacggaccaaactgcaatttcagaaatctggagggccaaactgcaatttcaaaagatcaAAAAACCAGATCTGCTGGCGGGGTGCCGTGACTGAAGACGCACACTCAGCAGGGTGCCAAAGAGAGATCTCGCCGGAGATTCAGGGAGTAGAGTATCAATAGCGCACAACAGGAAGCTCGCCGGAAACAAGAGAGGGCAGTGGTGCTAGCGCACAGCAGGAAGCTCGCCGGAAAAAGAGAGGGCAGTGGTGCACGGTGAGCTGgacagagagacagagagcagcactgagagagttgagaggaGTGGCGCACGGCAGGGAGCTCGTCGGTGAAGAAGAGTACAGTGGCAAACAGCAGTGAGCTCgccggagaagaagaagagggccGCCgcacgaaagaaaaaaaaaatttgtaggagaaaaaaaaactactgcGATACCATGATAATAGAGATAAAAATAGTGTGTGTGTTCCAAAGGAGtatacaagagtatatatacaataactcatgagaagaccaaactacccttcaagacaaaaaaatactaaaatatacacatctctaacagTGCTATTGTAGGAAATTTTCTTTGAGATATATGAATGGTCTGAAAAGAGCTGGGAGCTATATCTGGCCAATCATGTTCAAATCCAGTTCTATATGATCATTCCTTATGTGCTAAAGACCCTATCAACTGATCAAAAGGTTTGCTTCCCTGGTGCTGCATGTACGTGTCATCTCCATATCCAACATACCTAGACATCTTACTTTACACATATCTTTCTGATTATGCAGGGTCTTTATCATACATCATTCAAGGTCCCTGATGTTTTTGGAGTTTTCCGGTTCAAAATTGAGTGTCACAGATTTGGATACAGTTGCTTATCGGTCTCTAAACAGGTGAATTTTTCAATACTTTCAGCTGCACGATAGAATTCATGTCATGCATGATTCTTTCAATGTGAGGAAACCATCATCGAGTTTATTTGTGTTCTTCTTTCTCCAAACCAAAGTGTATCTCAAACTGGAGGTCTTATTTTCCTCTATTTGCTTGAAATCGTTAGTTCTCTGTTAGGTAGCCAAGAAATTAAACGGATACGGAACTTGATTGAACAATTGAGCAGATTCAATGAGATTTTAGTATTGATTGAACTATCAGGCCGCTCGGGATTAACTACTTTCTTCCTCCTGTTCTTCTGCAGCTACTGCTGGACTTTTACTGTCCATCTTCGATACACTCCGTAagttgtgggttttttttttttctatgtagTTGATATGCTTCCTTTCAATTTATTACCCTTTTCAATTGGTTTCCTTTTCAGTTTGAATATGTTTTAAGTGTCCCCTACAGTCATGTTGCCCTTTTCATtgaattttgatgttattcctGGAGttcatttgtttcattttatgttttatttgatGAGCTCACAAACTCTGGAGTTGATTCAAACAGCCTGTATCTATTATGCATCagatgatttgatttttttttttttgaaactcaAATTATTGTGCCTCCATTGAAGGTTTTGTCAACAAGTGAAGTGGAGGAAAATCTTTCAGGAAAGATAAGTAGTTGTGTGACCAGAATTCTCTATATTGGGAATCTTCCAGGCGATATTCGTGAGAGGAAAGTGGAGGGATTTGTTATACAAGGTGACGCTACTCAGCTTATTATTCATGTTGTGTTTGTTATTTACTCTTATAGATTGAAACTTACGTAAATTGTTTTGTACTTTAAGGCCGCATGATGAAGACTCATGCTTCTGTTTAGACTCTCTTAGAAATCAACACTAATTTATTCTTGAGGTGAACACTTTGTACGATTTTTTTCTATGTTTTGTTTCTTTACATTTTCTATTTCTAAACTTTATCATTTTGCCAACCATGTCTAAGAATAGTTTGTTTTAGTATTCTGTTGATAAGAATATGGGGTCTTCAGCCTCCACGCATCCTGTCAATATGATGCATCAAAATGAGACCccaaataattaatttgaagGATGAAGCATTGAAGCCAGAATGGAAAAGGAGGAAGCTCGGTTTCTCACATTTTAGTAACATTCAGTAATGAAAATAAGTCATtattcttttcatgtttttctttttatgtttttgctgATTTATTGTGTATGGTGATTTATTGATGCTTTTGTCTTATGCACCTATCTCTGCTTTGCAGGTTCTTCTGAAGTAAggtgttttttactttttttggtCTATTTCCTTTCTTGAATTATTGGTACGtgttcacaatttttttttacatcatTAAAACTTGCACTGTTTCTTGGCTGAGTGTTCTGCTCTTCTTTTATTTGTTACTGAGAATAGATTTTGGTGGTCCTGTGAATTTAGAATTTCTCTTCGTTATGGATTATATGTGGAATTCGTTCATGTTGATGGGTCTTATCATTCCAATGGATGCTAAGTGGCTTTTTATATTTtagcctaatttttttttatgctttctGTTGTTTACCAAttgattatttatttctttagttAATTGTTCCTGCTTTATTATTGCAGGCAAGAGCAATTGTCCAAGATAAGGTTCTGTTTTACATCTGTTGGTTCGGTGAGcttttgttttgtgattttggCCTGTActtcttttatgttttcataTTTAATGACATTGATT is a genomic window of Tripterygium wilfordii isolate XIE 37 chromosome 16, ASM1340144v1, whole genome shotgun sequence containing:
- the LOC119980837 gene encoding uncharacterized protein LOC119980837; translated protein: MIIPYVLKTLSTDQKGLYHTSFKVPDVFGVFRFKIECHRFGYSCLSVSKQLLLDFYCPSSIHSVLSTSEVEENLSGKISSCVTRILYIGNLPGDIRERKVEGFVIQGDATQLIIHVVFVIYSYRLKLT